The Sorangiineae bacterium MSr11367 genome window below encodes:
- a CDS encoding M36 family metallopeptidase → MRHYLTRFGALTAAGALLTALPMCAKESPTDSSAAHSEHGDEESARAELAGTPLGNVVSRNANGHARVILGGLSEGRPTLSVNAETAARVHLLRHAEPLGLNESAVRGAGVTVSHSIGGGASIVQFEQRIDGLEVFRSRATVVVDATKNLVSLGSNLSMAGSASNAAKWEFALPAEAVMGSLYGEHFGVPLASGSVHDTGPVNGGELRGLAVTHPKGAPRVSDATARRVLFPDAYGLTPAYYVEFFARAPKSRDNEAFGYVVSAKDGRVLYKTSLTQNEKFKYRVWAEANQGNIPMDSPYQDYSPNPVKVPQKNFRPAFNNAPPLIEVDGLNATKDPWLPADATTTSGNNVDAYSDRTDTHAEDADGNPTGEGDGFGPGDLRADTNTSTPRTFDRLYNTAAAPNANDDQIKAAVTQLFYVNNWMHDYWYDSGFNEASGNGQRDNLGRGGAGNDPLLVEAQDGANFGVSNNANMSTPADGKSPKMQMYVWTGIADRRLDATPATAFTDGYGAPAYGPQTYTVPAAASPQVAFVMANDGTAPSNTDACEEITNKAEISGKIVVIERSDVAGCTFYARAQRGQAAGAIGVIIVYNGPAGQVVNPSPPAGGGTDIRIPVLTMSSNDGKLLTDKIKAAPGSVTGRMFRGPETLHDGTIDNTIVAHEWGHYWHHRLVTCGSKACGGMSEGWADFNAIFMVVREGDAIDGGVYALSQYATASDAYSAYFGIRRAPYSTDLTKNPFTFKHVQGSSELPTTAPLQAGGNMSEEHNVGEIWAQTLFQGYANLQKGTGTFQEKKRRMADHLVAGMKATVVEPSFTEQRDGILAATWASGQKDDFLALAQGFATRGMGVGAVSPVTPADPNQDTLEGVVESFVYDKGDLVVSDAAVQEVASASCDHDGVLDAGEAGTVSIKVRNVGWVALKDSKVKVTAADPSITFGNAGEGTVASLDPYQEVTVTIPVTIAKGATLKGVVPLQITATNATAVKPSVASTLNAVINFDDAPKTSATDDVESRGASVWTLTHDPSDLKAWSRRADGANHVWHGNDTGSGGDESLVSPELTVGTDDFTISFKHRYAFEYTPASQPGAPVTYWDGAVLEVSEDGGTTWKDVSTYVDPQYPATILKSTINPLSLRKGWGGMSAEYPAYKPVTLNLAKALSGKTVKVRFRIGTDGGAGAGGWDLDDIAFSGITNKPFATQIADQGECTVAPPDAGAGDSGGPGGPGGPGGPGADAGPQGIPARYTNSDSSCAVSGAVGDTTRGFAGVGGLFAGLMTLLRRRRNR, encoded by the coding sequence ATGCGACATTACCTGACCCGATTTGGCGCTCTGACTGCGGCCGGCGCCCTGCTGACGGCCCTACCGATGTGCGCGAAGGAGTCGCCAACCGATTCGTCGGCGGCACACTCCGAGCATGGCGATGAGGAAAGCGCACGCGCCGAGCTGGCGGGAACTCCCCTGGGCAACGTCGTTTCGCGCAACGCGAATGGCCATGCGCGCGTCATTTTGGGAGGCCTCAGTGAGGGGCGGCCAACGCTGAGCGTCAATGCCGAGACGGCGGCGCGCGTTCACTTGCTGCGTCATGCCGAGCCTCTCGGCTTGAACGAGAGCGCCGTGCGCGGGGCGGGGGTGACGGTGTCGCATTCCATCGGCGGCGGCGCGAGCATCGTGCAATTCGAGCAGCGCATCGACGGGCTCGAGGTGTTCCGCTCGCGCGCGACGGTGGTCGTCGACGCGACGAAGAACCTCGTGTCCCTGGGGTCGAACTTGAGCATGGCCGGCTCGGCGAGCAACGCGGCCAAGTGGGAATTCGCCCTTCCGGCAGAAGCCGTGATGGGGAGCCTTTACGGTGAGCACTTCGGCGTGCCGCTCGCCAGTGGCTCCGTGCACGATACGGGGCCGGTGAACGGCGGCGAATTGCGCGGTCTGGCCGTGACCCATCCAAAGGGCGCACCGCGTGTGTCGGATGCGACCGCGCGGCGGGTTTTGTTCCCGGACGCGTACGGCCTCACGCCCGCGTACTACGTGGAATTTTTCGCGCGCGCGCCCAAGTCGCGCGACAACGAGGCCTTCGGCTACGTGGTGAGCGCGAAGGATGGACGCGTCTTGTACAAGACGTCGCTCACGCAGAACGAGAAGTTCAAATACCGGGTCTGGGCGGAGGCCAACCAAGGCAACATTCCGATGGACAGTCCGTACCAGGACTACTCGCCGAACCCGGTCAAGGTGCCGCAGAAGAACTTCCGCCCTGCATTCAACAATGCGCCGCCGCTCATCGAGGTCGACGGGCTCAATGCCACGAAGGATCCGTGGCTGCCGGCGGATGCGACGACCACGTCGGGAAACAACGTTGATGCCTACAGCGATCGGACCGATACCCACGCCGAGGATGCCGATGGAAATCCGACCGGCGAGGGCGACGGCTTCGGCCCGGGCGACCTGCGCGCCGACACCAATACGAGCACACCGCGCACGTTCGATCGACTCTACAACACGGCCGCGGCGCCGAATGCGAACGACGACCAGATCAAGGCGGCCGTGACGCAGTTGTTCTACGTGAACAACTGGATGCACGACTATTGGTACGACTCGGGCTTCAACGAGGCGTCGGGCAATGGCCAACGCGACAACCTCGGCCGCGGAGGCGCGGGCAACGATCCGCTGCTCGTCGAGGCGCAGGACGGCGCCAATTTCGGCGTGTCGAACAATGCGAACATGTCCACGCCGGCCGACGGAAAGTCGCCGAAGATGCAGATGTACGTGTGGACGGGCATCGCGGATCGTCGGTTGGATGCGACCCCCGCGACGGCGTTTACCGATGGCTATGGGGCGCCGGCCTACGGTCCGCAAACGTACACCGTGCCCGCGGCCGCATCGCCGCAGGTTGCGTTCGTGATGGCCAATGATGGCACCGCGCCTTCGAACACCGACGCCTGCGAGGAGATCACGAACAAGGCCGAGATCAGCGGCAAGATCGTGGTGATCGAGCGCAGCGACGTGGCGGGTTGTACGTTCTACGCGCGCGCCCAACGAGGCCAGGCGGCGGGGGCCATCGGCGTCATCATCGTCTACAATGGCCCCGCGGGCCAGGTCGTGAATCCGTCGCCGCCCGCGGGCGGCGGCACGGACATCCGTATTCCGGTGCTCACCATGAGCTCGAATGACGGCAAGCTCCTTACCGACAAGATCAAGGCCGCCCCCGGCTCGGTGACCGGGCGGATGTTCCGCGGCCCCGAGACGTTGCACGATGGGACCATCGACAACACGATTGTCGCCCACGAGTGGGGCCACTACTGGCACCACCGCCTCGTCACGTGTGGCAGCAAAGCGTGCGGCGGTATGAGCGAAGGGTGGGCCGATTTCAATGCGATCTTCATGGTCGTTCGAGAAGGTGATGCCATCGATGGGGGCGTGTACGCCCTTTCGCAATATGCGACCGCCTCCGATGCGTATTCGGCCTATTTCGGTATCCGCCGGGCGCCGTATTCTACGGATTTGACCAAGAACCCGTTCACGTTCAAGCACGTTCAGGGCAGCTCGGAACTGCCGACCACCGCGCCGCTGCAAGCCGGCGGCAACATGAGCGAGGAGCACAACGTCGGTGAGATTTGGGCGCAAACGCTCTTCCAGGGATATGCCAACTTGCAAAAGGGCACGGGCACCTTCCAGGAGAAGAAGCGGCGAATGGCCGATCACCTCGTTGCCGGTATGAAGGCTACGGTGGTCGAGCCGAGCTTCACCGAACAGCGTGATGGGATCCTCGCCGCCACCTGGGCGAGCGGGCAGAAAGACGACTTCCTCGCCCTGGCGCAGGGCTTCGCCACCCGCGGCATGGGCGTGGGGGCCGTGTCTCCGGTCACGCCGGCGGATCCGAATCAGGATACGCTCGAGGGCGTCGTCGAGAGCTTCGTTTACGACAAGGGCGATCTCGTCGTGTCCGACGCTGCGGTTCAAGAAGTGGCGAGCGCCTCGTGCGATCACGATGGCGTGCTCGATGCCGGCGAGGCGGGCACGGTGAGCATCAAGGTGCGGAACGTGGGCTGGGTGGCCCTCAAGGACTCGAAGGTGAAGGTCACCGCGGCCGATCCCAGCATCACCTTTGGCAATGCCGGTGAAGGGACGGTGGCCTCGCTCGACCCGTACCAGGAGGTAACGGTCACGATTCCGGTCACCATCGCCAAGGGGGCGACGCTCAAAGGGGTGGTTCCTCTTCAGATCACGGCGACCAATGCGACGGCCGTGAAGCCGAGCGTGGCCAGTACGCTCAATGCGGTGATCAACTTCGACGATGCGCCGAAAACGTCGGCTACGGACGACGTCGAGAGCCGGGGAGCGTCGGTGTGGACGCTGACGCACGATCCGTCGGATTTGAAGGCCTGGTCGCGGCGTGCCGATGGTGCAAACCATGTCTGGCACGGCAACGATACGGGGTCGGGTGGCGATGAAAGCCTCGTGTCACCCGAGTTGACCGTGGGCACGGACGACTTCACGATTTCGTTCAAGCATCGTTACGCCTTCGAGTACACGCCGGCGTCGCAACCCGGCGCTCCCGTCACGTACTGGGACGGTGCGGTGCTCGAGGTGTCCGAAGATGGCGGCACGACGTGGAAGGACGTCAGCACGTACGTCGATCCGCAGTACCCCGCGACGATTCTGAAGTCGACGATCAACCCGCTTTCGCTGCGGAAGGGCTGGGGCGGTATGTCGGCCGAATATCCGGCCTACAAGCCCGTCACCTTGAACCTCGCCAAGGCGTTGAGCGGCAAGACCGTCAAAGTGCGATTCCGCATCGGTACCGATGGTGGCGCAGGGGCCGGGGGCTGGGACCTCGACGACATCGCGTTTAGTGGCATTACGAACAAGCCGTTTGCCACGCAGATTGCCGATCAAGGCGAGTGCACAGTGGCACCGCCCGATGCCGGCGCGGGCGATAGCGGTGGCCCGGGTGGGCCAGGTGGCCCGGGCGGGCCGGGTGCGGATGCCGGGCCTCAGGGAATTCCTGCGCGCTATACCAACTCCGATAGCTCGTGCGCGGTATCGGGGGCCGTCGGCGATACGACGCGCGGTTTTGCGGGGGTCGGTGGCCTATTTGCAGGCCTCATGACGCTGCTCCGCCGGCGCCGGAATCGTTAG
- a CDS encoding M36 family metallopeptidase, translating to MMRHYLTRFGVFAAASVLLTALPMCAKESRTDSPAPPSGAADEEGARTALMGTPLGQIISRDAHGKARVILGGLGEDRPTLSVNAETAARVHLLRHAEPLGLNESAVQGATIAATHSIGGGASVIQFEQRIDGIEVFQSRAAVVVDATKNLVSLASNLSIAGSATRATKWDFSLPAEAVMESLYGEHFGVPLASGSVRDTGPVHGGELRGLAVTHPKGAPRVSHATVRRVLFPDAYGLTPAYYVEFFARGSQSRENEAFGYVVSAKDGRIFYKRSLTHSEKFRYRVWAEADQGNIPTDGPYKDYTPNPAGAPQKNVRPEFNDTPPIIEMDGFNAPKDPWLPANATTTSGNNVDAYSDRTDTHGEDADGVPTGEGDGFGEGDVRADTNTSTPRTFDRLYDTAAAPNANQDQIKAAITQLFYVTNWMHDYWYDSGFDEMSGNAQRDNLGRGGVAGDPLLVEAQDGADFGQANNANMSTPADGTSPKMQMYVWSGIANRRLDAAPATEFSDGYGAPAYGPQTYTLPAAASPQAAFVIVNDGTAPTSDACEAIINGAQVNGKIAVIRRSATAGCTLYARTQRAQAAGAIGAIIINNNPPDTHEVVNPSTPDGGGGDIEIPLLTVSSEDGKLLTDKIEAAPGTVTGRMVRGVETLHDGTIDNTVVAHEWGHYLHNRLVTCGRKACDGMSEGWADFNALLMVVREGDTIDGAAYPLSQYATASDAYGSYFGIRRAPYSTDLTKNPFTFKHMQGSAEPPTTATILSGGDMSEVHNVGEIWAQTLFDGYANLQKGAGTFQEKKRRMANHIVAGMKATVVEPSFTEQRDAILAAAWASGQKDDFLALAKGFAKRGMGVGAVSPVAPADPNEDSFEGVVESFDFAKGDLTVADASVTETDSGSCDHDGVLDAGETGAVTIKLRNVGWVALKDSKVTVSSGEPSLTFGSGGSGGEATVASLDPYQDATVKIPVSVAKDAKVKGLVALKITLSNAASVKTSADRMLDAVVNFDEAPNTSATDDVESLATTPAWGLTHAPADLKSWSRRADGTNHVWHGNNSGYSGDESLVSPDLTVGGEDFTISFKHRYAFEYSPAGQVGPDIVYWDGGVLELSEDGGTTWKDVSTYGVDPKYPTTLHKSTSNPLSQRKAWGAVSEGYPAYQTVSLNFAKPLLNAKTVKVRFRIGTDDATGAGGWDIDDVAFTGVTNKPFSTQVAEPTVCTLGADAGQGIPVRYTNSDSACSVSAAAVGSGGAGTQKPGAAAGLGGLLAGLTMLLRRRRHH from the coding sequence ATGATGCGACACTACCTGACCCGATTTGGCGTTTTTGCCGCGGCCAGTGTTCTGCTGACCGCCCTTCCCATGTGCGCGAAGGAATCGCGGACCGATTCGCCAGCTCCTCCGAGCGGCGCGGCCGACGAGGAAGGCGCCCGAACCGCGTTGATGGGCACTCCCCTCGGCCAAATCATTTCGCGCGATGCACATGGCAAAGCGCGTGTCATTCTGGGCGGGCTCGGCGAGGATCGCCCGACGCTGAGCGTCAATGCCGAGACGGCGGCGCGCGTTCACTTGCTGCGTCATGCCGAGCCGCTCGGTTTGAACGAAAGTGCCGTGCAGGGTGCGACAATCGCGGCGACGCATTCCATTGGCGGCGGCGCGAGCGTCATCCAGTTCGAGCAGCGAATCGACGGCATCGAGGTCTTCCAATCGCGCGCCGCCGTGGTGGTCGATGCGACGAAGAACCTCGTTTCGCTCGCATCGAATTTGAGCATCGCCGGTTCGGCGACCCGCGCAACCAAATGGGATTTCAGCCTTCCGGCGGAAGCCGTGATGGAGAGTCTCTACGGCGAACATTTCGGCGTGCCGCTCGCGAGCGGTTCCGTGCGCGATACGGGCCCGGTTCATGGCGGTGAATTGCGCGGCCTGGCCGTGACCCATCCGAAGGGCGCGCCGCGCGTATCCCATGCGACGGTGAGGCGGGTGCTCTTTCCGGACGCGTACGGCCTCACGCCCGCGTACTACGTGGAATTCTTCGCGCGCGGCTCGCAGTCTCGCGAGAACGAGGCATTTGGCTATGTGGTGAGCGCGAAGGACGGTCGCATTTTTTACAAGAGGTCCCTCACGCACAGCGAGAAGTTCCGATACCGCGTCTGGGCGGAGGCCGACCAGGGCAACATTCCCACGGACGGTCCCTACAAGGACTACACGCCGAACCCGGCGGGGGCGCCGCAGAAGAACGTCCGCCCCGAGTTCAACGATACGCCCCCGATCATCGAGATGGACGGGTTCAATGCCCCGAAGGATCCGTGGCTTCCCGCGAATGCGACCACGACCTCGGGAAACAACGTCGATGCGTACAGCGACCGGACGGATACCCACGGCGAGGATGCCGATGGCGTCCCCACGGGCGAGGGCGACGGTTTCGGGGAGGGCGATGTTCGGGCCGATACCAACACGAGCACGCCGCGGACGTTCGATCGCCTCTACGATACGGCGGCGGCTCCGAATGCGAACCAGGATCAGATCAAAGCCGCCATCACGCAGCTGTTCTACGTGACCAACTGGATGCACGATTACTGGTACGACTCGGGCTTCGACGAGATGTCGGGAAACGCGCAGCGCGACAACTTGGGGCGCGGGGGCGTGGCGGGCGATCCGCTCCTCGTCGAAGCACAGGACGGCGCCGATTTCGGACAGGCGAACAATGCGAACATGTCCACGCCGGCCGACGGAACGTCGCCGAAAATGCAGATGTACGTATGGTCGGGCATTGCCAATCGTCGATTGGACGCGGCCCCTGCGACGGAATTCTCCGATGGGTATGGAGCCCCTGCGTACGGTCCGCAAACATATACGCTGCCTGCCGCCGCGTCGCCCCAAGCGGCATTCGTGATTGTCAATGATGGTACTGCGCCCACCAGCGACGCGTGCGAGGCCATCATCAACGGAGCCCAGGTCAACGGCAAGATCGCGGTGATCCGCCGTAGTGCCACCGCGGGTTGTACGCTCTACGCGCGAACCCAACGGGCGCAGGCCGCGGGCGCGATCGGGGCCATCATCATCAACAACAATCCTCCCGATACGCACGAAGTCGTGAATCCTTCGACACCCGACGGTGGCGGGGGCGACATCGAGATCCCCCTGCTCACCGTGAGCTCGGAGGACGGCAAGCTTCTCACCGACAAGATCGAGGCCGCCCCCGGTACGGTGACGGGACGGATGGTCCGCGGCGTCGAGACGCTGCACGATGGGACCATCGACAACACCGTCGTGGCGCACGAGTGGGGGCACTACCTGCACAACCGCCTCGTCACGTGCGGGCGCAAAGCGTGCGACGGCATGAGTGAGGGCTGGGCGGATTTCAACGCTCTGCTCATGGTGGTGCGCGAGGGTGACACCATCGATGGAGCGGCGTACCCGCTTTCACAATACGCGACCGCGTCCGACGCGTATGGGAGCTATTTCGGTATCCGGCGCGCGCCCTATTCGACGGATTTGACCAAAAATCCGTTCACGTTCAAGCATATGCAGGGAAGCGCGGAGCCTCCGACGACGGCCACGATCCTATCCGGTGGCGACATGAGCGAGGTCCACAACGTCGGCGAGATTTGGGCGCAGACCCTTTTCGACGGCTATGCCAACTTGCAGAAGGGCGCCGGCACGTTTCAGGAAAAGAAGCGCCGAATGGCCAATCATATCGTCGCCGGCATGAAGGCCACGGTCGTGGAGCCGAGTTTTACCGAGCAGCGTGACGCGATCCTCGCGGCGGCGTGGGCCAGCGGACAAAAGGACGATTTTTTGGCCCTCGCCAAGGGGTTCGCCAAGCGCGGCATGGGCGTGGGCGCCGTGTCGCCGGTCGCGCCGGCCGATCCCAACGAGGACTCGTTCGAAGGCGTCGTGGAGAGTTTCGACTTCGCGAAGGGGGATCTCACCGTGGCCGATGCGTCGGTGACGGAAACGGACAGCGGTTCGTGCGATCACGATGGCGTTCTCGATGCCGGCGAAACGGGCGCGGTGACGATCAAGCTGCGCAACGTGGGTTGGGTTGCCCTCAAGGATTCGAAGGTGACGGTCTCCTCGGGCGAGCCGAGCCTGACCTTCGGCAGCGGCGGCAGCGGTGGGGAGGCGACGGTGGCGTCCCTCGATCCGTACCAGGATGCAACCGTCAAGATTCCGGTCAGCGTGGCCAAAGATGCAAAGGTGAAAGGCCTGGTTGCACTGAAGATTACCCTGAGCAACGCGGCGAGCGTGAAGACGAGTGCGGACCGAATGCTCGACGCGGTGGTCAATTTCGACGAGGCGCCGAATACGTCGGCCACCGACGATGTCGAAAGCCTGGCGACGACGCCGGCATGGGGGTTGACCCACGCGCCGGCGGATTTGAAGTCGTGGTCGCGGCGCGCGGATGGAACGAACCACGTCTGGCACGGGAACAACAGCGGCTATTCGGGGGATGAGAGCCTGGTGTCGCCCGATTTGACGGTGGGCGGGGAGGACTTCACCATTTCGTTCAAGCACCGGTACGCGTTCGAGTATTCGCCGGCGGGCCAGGTGGGGCCGGACATCGTCTACTGGGACGGTGGTGTGCTGGAGTTGTCCGAGGACGGCGGCACGACGTGGAAAGACGTGAGCACGTACGGCGTGGACCCGAAGTACCCCACGACGCTTCACAAGTCGACGAGCAACCCGCTTTCGCAGCGAAAGGCCTGGGGCGCTGTGTCGGAAGGGTACCCGGCCTACCAGACCGTGTCGCTGAATTTTGCAAAACCATTGCTGAACGCGAAGACGGTCAAAGTACGATTCCGCATCGGGACCGATGACGCCACCGGCGCAGGCGGCTGGGATATCGACGACGTGGCGTTCACCGGCGTCACGAACAAGCCGTTCTCGACCCAGGTCGCCGAGCCAACGGTCTGCACCCTCGGCGCGGACGCGGGGCAGGGGATCCCGGTGCGCTATACCAATTCGGATAGTGCGTGTTCCGTTTCGGCGGCCGCCGTGGGGAGCGGCGGTGCAGGGACGCAAAAGCCAGGGGCGGCCGCGGGACTCGGGGGCCTGTTGGCCGGGCTCACGATGCTCCTTCGCCGGCGCCGCCATCACTAG
- a CDS encoding M36 family metallopeptidase, whose product MASSDADEESARAALTGTPLGQVISRNANGKARVILGGLAEDRPTLGVNAETAARVHLLRHAEPLGLNENAVRGAAVTASHAIGGGASIVQFEQRIDGLEVFRSRATVVVDATKNLVSLGSNLNIAGSASKATKWNFRLSPEMAMNRLYNEHFGQQLPEGAVRDKGSVSGGELRGLAVASADGAPSVFQVTSKRILYPEQYGLTPAYYMEFFARAPKSNENEAFGYAVSAKDGRVLYKTSLTQYEKYKYRVWAETDQDNIPKDGPYKDFSPHPVGVPPRATPLEFDTTASRGTNVIEIDGFNKNKDPWLPDGQTETKGNNVDAYSDRTDTHKANDAGTAIVGDGFGEGDLRANTTADKTFDRTFNPTLEPGASPDQIKAAVTQIFYDVNWMHDYWYDSGFDEVSKVAQANNYGRGGADKDELHAEAQDGADFGQSNNANMSTPSDGAHPRMQMFVWSALPLNRSITTTPAKQFTDWIGAATWGPQTYDVTGTLAVANPANACTPVGDLTGKIAVVQRGACTFGQKAKLVQDKGAIGVIIINNSAGNAAPSLGADPATSPLVTIPVLGLSLEDGAKLNVAPVAVSAALHRGAEAPKHDGTIDNTVVAHEWGHYLHHRLVDCGSKSCGGMSEGWADFNALLMVVREADLPLKDKIFPLSQYAGAGLLQKSPYFGIRRAPYTTDKTKNPFTFQHVQSSATLPPNIPLAPGGVEMSEVHNVGEIWANTLFTGYVNMQTVGKAAGRDFKTIKRRMADYIVAGMKATPVEPTFLEQRDALLSAVWAMQDRRDDFLALAQGFADRGMGVGAVSPGIAPDTNQDGLEGVVESFVADKGEVVMEAKVEEVDATSCDHDGVLDAGETGQVTIKLRNIGWVELKDTTVKVTSGNSSLVFGDGGQKTVASLNPYGDVTVKIPVTIPKEATFRGLQPIQVTLSSAAAVHPTLSETIQTTVNFDDAPKTATVDDVESIGESVWTMTHGSADLKAWSRQADGLNHMWHGNDTGTSGDESLVSPELTVGDGDFTVSFKHRYVFEYNVDDPSSPVFFDGAVMELTEDNGATWKDVTTYGVDPKYLAPIVASDENPLAGRMAWVARDSFPDFATISLNFGKKLAGKTVKVRFRIGTDSGAGAGGWDIDDIAFAGITNKPFTTQGTNSGVCKAPGGPDGGPGAGDGGLQGIPARFTNTDSACSVTAVGDTTRSLSGLGLFAGLMMLLRRRRNR is encoded by the coding sequence GTGGCTTCATCCGATGCTGACGAAGAAAGCGCACGCGCCGCGCTGACCGGGACTCCTCTGGGGCAAGTCATTTCGCGCAACGCGAATGGCAAGGCTCGCGTCATTCTCGGTGGTCTTGCCGAGGACCGCCCAACGCTCGGCGTCAATGCCGAGACGGCGGCGCGCGTTCACTTGCTGCGTCATGCCGAGCCTCTCGGCTTGAACGAGAACGCCGTGCGCGGGGCCGCGGTGACGGCCTCGCATGCCATCGGCGGTGGCGCCAGCATCGTGCAATTCGAGCAGCGCATCGACGGGCTCGAGGTGTTCCGCTCGCGCGCGACGGTGGTTGTCGACGCGACCAAGAACCTGGTGTCGCTCGGGTCGAATTTGAACATCGCCGGCTCGGCGAGCAAGGCGACGAAGTGGAACTTCCGACTCTCGCCCGAGATGGCCATGAACCGCCTCTACAACGAGCACTTCGGGCAGCAGCTCCCAGAGGGCGCCGTCCGCGACAAGGGATCCGTGAGCGGTGGGGAGCTGCGCGGCCTCGCCGTGGCCTCCGCCGACGGTGCACCGAGCGTGTTTCAAGTGACGTCCAAGCGAATCTTGTACCCCGAGCAGTACGGGCTAACGCCTGCGTACTACATGGAGTTCTTCGCCCGCGCCCCCAAGTCCAACGAGAACGAGGCCTTCGGTTACGCGGTGAGCGCGAAGGACGGGCGGGTGCTCTACAAGACGTCGCTGACGCAGTACGAGAAGTACAAATACCGTGTTTGGGCCGAAACGGATCAGGACAATATTCCCAAGGATGGTCCTTACAAGGATTTCTCGCCCCACCCGGTGGGAGTGCCTCCGAGGGCGACGCCGCTGGAGTTCGATACGACGGCCTCGCGCGGGACGAACGTGATCGAGATCGATGGGTTCAACAAGAACAAGGACCCGTGGCTGCCCGACGGCCAAACGGAGACCAAGGGCAACAACGTCGACGCGTACAGCGACCGGACGGATACGCACAAGGCCAACGACGCGGGCACCGCGATTGTCGGTGACGGATTCGGGGAGGGCGATCTTCGCGCCAACACGACGGCCGACAAGACGTTCGATCGCACGTTCAACCCAACCTTGGAGCCTGGCGCGAGTCCGGACCAGATCAAAGCGGCCGTGACCCAGATCTTCTACGACGTGAACTGGATGCACGACTACTGGTACGACTCCGGTTTCGACGAGGTCTCGAAGGTTGCCCAGGCAAACAACTACGGCCGCGGCGGGGCGGATAAGGACGAGCTTCACGCCGAGGCGCAGGATGGCGCCGATTTCGGCCAGAGCAACAACGCGAACATGTCCACGCCGTCGGACGGCGCGCATCCGCGGATGCAGATGTTCGTATGGTCGGCCCTGCCGTTGAATCGCAGCATCACCACGACGCCGGCGAAGCAGTTCACCGATTGGATCGGGGCGGCCACGTGGGGACCCCAGACCTACGACGTGACGGGGACCCTCGCCGTGGCCAACCCCGCCAACGCGTGTACCCCAGTGGGAGATCTGACCGGCAAAATCGCCGTCGTGCAGCGTGGCGCGTGCACCTTTGGGCAAAAGGCCAAACTCGTCCAAGACAAGGGAGCCATCGGGGTCATCATCATCAACAACTCCGCCGGAAACGCCGCGCCGAGCTTGGGCGCGGATCCGGCGACGTCTCCGCTGGTCACGATTCCGGTGCTTGGCTTGAGTCTCGAGGACGGTGCGAAGTTGAATGTTGCCCCCGTCGCCGTCTCCGCGGCCCTCCACCGTGGCGCGGAGGCTCCGAAACACGACGGCACCATCGACAACACCGTGGTCGCGCACGAGTGGGGGCACTATTTGCACCACCGTCTCGTCGATTGTGGATCGAAGTCCTGCGGCGGTATGAGCGAAGGCTGGGCGGATTTCAATGCGCTGTTGATGGTCGTGCGGGAGGCGGATCTCCCGCTGAAAGACAAGATATTCCCACTTTCGCAGTACGCGGGGGCGGGCTTGTTGCAGAAGTCCCCGTACTTCGGAATCCGGCGTGCACCGTATACGACCGACAAGACGAAGAATCCGTTTACGTTCCAGCACGTTCAATCGAGTGCCACACTGCCCCCCAACATTCCACTCGCTCCGGGCGGGGTGGAGATGAGCGAGGTGCACAACGTTGGCGAGATTTGGGCGAACACCCTTTTCACGGGGTACGTCAATATGCAGACCGTTGGAAAGGCCGCCGGGCGCGACTTCAAGACCATCAAGCGCCGCATGGCCGACTACATCGTGGCCGGGATGAAGGCGACGCCGGTGGAGCCCACGTTCCTGGAGCAGCGCGATGCCCTGCTGTCGGCGGTTTGGGCCATGCAGGATCGCCGCGACGACTTCCTGGCGCTGGCGCAAGGGTTCGCCGACCGCGGCATGGGCGTCGGGGCGGTGTCGCCGGGCATTGCACCGGATACGAACCAGGACGGCCTCGAGGGCGTCGTGGAGAGCTTCGTGGCCGACAAGGGCGAAGTCGTGATGGAGGCCAAGGTCGAAGAGGTCGACGCGACCTCGTGCGATCACGACGGCGTTCTCGATGCCGGCGAGACGGGGCAGGTGACCATCAAGCTGCGCAACATCGGTTGGGTGGAGCTCAAAGACACGACGGTGAAGGTGACCTCGGGCAATTCGAGCCTCGTCTTTGGTGACGGAGGGCAGAAAACCGTGGCGTCCCTCAATCCTTACGGCGATGTGACCGTGAAGATTCCGGTGACCATCCCAAAGGAAGCGACGTTCCGCGGGTTGCAGCCCATTCAAGTGACCTTGAGCAGCGCGGCCGCCGTCCATCCAACCCTGTCGGAGACGATCCAGACGACCGTCAACTTCGACGATGCGCCGAAGACCGCGACGGTCGACGATGTGGAAAGCATTGGCGAGTCGGTGTGGACGATGACCCACGGCTCGGCGGATCTGAAGGCCTGGTCGCGCCAAGCCGATGGTCTAAACCACATGTGGCACGGGAACGACACGGGGACTTCGGGCGACGAGAGCCTCGTTTCGCCGGAGCTCACCGTGGGCGATGGCGATTTCACCGTCTCGTTCAAGCACCGCTACGTCTTCGAGTACAATGTCGACGATCCGAGCAGTCCGGTCTTCTTCGACGGCGCCGTGATGGAGCTCACCGAGGACAATGGTGCCACGTGGAAGGACGTCACCACCTACGGCGTCGACCCGAAGTACCTCGCGCCCATCGTCGCCTCGGACGAGAACCCGCTGGCGGGTCGGATGGCATGGGTTGCGCGCGATAGCTTCCCCGACTTCGCCACGATATCGCTGAATTTCGGCAAGAAGCTCGCCGGCAAGACCGTCAAGGTACGATTTCGTATCGGCACCGATTCGGGCGCCGGCGCGGGCGGCTGGGACATCGACGACATTGCCTTTGCCGGCATCACCAACAAGCCGTTCACCACCCAAGGCACCAACTCCGGCGTGTGCAAAGCCCCCGGCGGCCCCGACGGCGGTCCCGGCGCCGGCGACGGTGGCCTACAAGGCATCCCCGCGCGCTTCACGAACACCGACAGCGCGTGCTCCGTCACCGCCGTTGGCGACACGACGCGCAGCCTCTCGGGCCTCGGGCTGTTCGCGGGGCTCATGATGCTGCTGCGCCGCCGCCGCAATCGGTAA